In Electrophorus electricus isolate fEleEle1 chromosome 1, fEleEle1.pri, whole genome shotgun sequence, a single window of DNA contains:
- the gramd2aa gene encoding GRAM domain-containing protein 2A isoform X1: protein MNERDHGKFSSPSIGEMAEMKRLKTMRDALERGKDGGLLTPPDMSEQPKEEDQHSLPHFRVQLIDDLSYEDVKICYRGSTVSKYNSQYHKLFQNVPTEELLMKVYSCALLRDILLQGRLYISRNWLCFYTNLFGKDFKVAIPVVSVRLVKKHKTAGLVPNGLAITTDSSQKYVFVSLLSRDSVYDVLRRICTHLQVNGKKSLSLKQYMEEPSCLALNGFSVPDDYPGAVDGFSPVLKWRTPSVASVSSSLPDLLGNSSSSLGAAEMPFKADKPLEESGLEADKILLTEPVPELGQMEQQLLKFFIVLWAVLIPYVTLLLLVFCRLFILILSSCYLAFRVCSLEQQLSFLNSNTALPVHER from the exons ATGAATGAACGTGACCATGGCAAGTTCTCGTCCCCCTCCATAGGGGAAATGGCTGAaatgaaaag GCTCAAGACCATGCGTGACGCTCTGGAGAGGGGCAAGGATGGAGGCCTCCTAACGCCTCCGGATATGTCTGAACAACCAAAGGAGGAAGACCAACATAGCCTTCCACACTTCAG GGTGCAGCTGATTGATGACCTCTCCTACGAGGACGTTAAGATATGCTACAGAGGATCT ACGGTGAGCAAGTACAATTCCCAGTACCACAAGCTCTTCCAGAACGTACCCACGGAGGAACTGCTCATGAAAG TGTACTCGTGCGCCCTGTTACGAGACATCCTCCTGCAGGGAAGACTCTATATATCCAGAAACTGGCTGTGTTTCTACACCAACCTCTTTGGCAAGGACTTTAAG GTGGCCATCCCCGTGGTGTCCGTGCGGCTAGTGAAGAAGCACAAGACCGCGGGCCTTGTCCCCAACGGCCTGGCCATCACTACAGACAGCAGCCAGAAG tatgtgtttgtgtctctgctATCCAGAGACAGCGTGTATGATGTGCTGCGGCGAATctgcacacacctacag GTCAATGGCAAGAAGAGTCTCAGCCTCAAGCAGTACATGGAGGAGCCCAGCTGTTTAGCTCTG AACGGCTTCTCGGTCCCAGATGACTACCCTGGGGCTGTGGACGGCTTCTCCCCGGTGCTGAAGTGGAGGACTCCTTCAGTGGCGTCTGTCTCCTCCTCACTGCCTGACCTCCTGGGCAATTCCAGCAGCAGCCTGGGCGCCGCGGAGATGCCCTTCAAGGCCGACAAGCCCCTGGAGG agAGCGGTCTAGAGGCCGACAAGATCCTCCTCACGGAGCCGGTACCCGAACTGGGCCAGATGGAGCAGCAGCTGCTGAAGTTCTTCATCGTGCT ATGGGCCGTCCTTATTCCGTATGTGACTCTCTTGCTGCTGGTCTTCTGCAGACttttcatcctcatcctctcctcctgtTATCTGGCCTTCCGTGTGTGCAGTCTGGAACAGCAGCTCTCCTTCCTCAACAGTAACACAGCCCTCCCTGTGCACGAGAG GTAA
- the senp8 gene encoding sentrin-specific protease 8, with translation MDPVVLSYQDSLLRRSDVSLLDGPHWLNDQVIGFAFEYFATERFKSLGEMVCFISPEVTQFIKYASCQEELALFLEPLRLASRHWVFLAVNDNSNQTAGGSHWSLLLYQRNTGHFSHYDSQSGGNSLHARRIAAKLETFLSTGIKVPFVEEACPSQQNSYDCGMYVICNTEALCESARRESCAHLPAQTITPTYITRKRTEWHSLIQRLAKD, from the coding sequence ATGGACCCGGTTGTGCTGAGTTACCAAGACAGCCTGCTCAGACGCTCAGACGTGTCCCTCTTGGATGGCCCACACTGGCTCAACGACCAGGTAATTGGTTTCGCGTTTGAGTACTTTGCCACAGAACGTTTCAAGAGCCTGGGCGAAATGGTATGTTTCATCAGCCCTGAGGTCACCCAATTCATCAAGTATGCATCCTGCCAAGAGGAGCTCGCCCTTTTTCTGGAGCCGCTGAGACTTGCATCCCGTCACTGGGTCTTCTTGGCCGTTAACGACAACTCCAACCAGACCGCTGGTGGCTCCCACTGGAGCCTGCTCCTCTATCAGCGCAACACAGGCCATTTCTCTCACTACGACTCCCAGAGTGGAGGCAACTCCTTGCATGCACGGCGCATCGCTGCCAAGCTGGAGACATTCTTGAGCACTGGAATTAAAGTGCCCTTTGTGGAAGAAGCGTGTCCCTCTCAGCAGAACAGCTATGACTGTGGCATGTACGTCATCTGCAACACAGAAGCTCTCTGTGAGAGTGCTCGGCGAGAGAGCTGTGCTCACCTTCCTGCCCAGACAATCACACCTACTTACATCACAAGGAAACGGACAGAATGGCACTCCCTCATCCAAAGATTGGCTAAGGACTGA
- the gramd2aa gene encoding GRAM domain-containing protein 2A isoform X6 — MNERDHGKFSSPSIGEMAEMKRLKTMRDALERGKDGGLLTPPDMSEQPKEEDQHSLPHFRVQLIDDLSYEDVKICYRGSTVSKYNSQYHKLFQNVPTEELLMKVYSCALLRDILLQGRLYISRNWLCFYTNLFGKDFKVAIPVVSVRLVKKHKTAGLVPNGLAITTDSSQKYVFVSLLSRDSVYDVLRRICTHLQVNGKKSLSLKQYMEEPSCLALNGFSVPDDYPGAVDGFSPVLKWRTPSVASVSSSLPDLLGNSSSSLGAAEMPFKADKPLEAHAVCCVLCVQRAV, encoded by the exons ATGAATGAACGTGACCATGGCAAGTTCTCGTCCCCCTCCATAGGGGAAATGGCTGAaatgaaaag GCTCAAGACCATGCGTGACGCTCTGGAGAGGGGCAAGGATGGAGGCCTCCTAACGCCTCCGGATATGTCTGAACAACCAAAGGAGGAAGACCAACATAGCCTTCCACACTTCAG GGTGCAGCTGATTGATGACCTCTCCTACGAGGACGTTAAGATATGCTACAGAGGATCT ACGGTGAGCAAGTACAATTCCCAGTACCACAAGCTCTTCCAGAACGTACCCACGGAGGAACTGCTCATGAAAG TGTACTCGTGCGCCCTGTTACGAGACATCCTCCTGCAGGGAAGACTCTATATATCCAGAAACTGGCTGTGTTTCTACACCAACCTCTTTGGCAAGGACTTTAAG GTGGCCATCCCCGTGGTGTCCGTGCGGCTAGTGAAGAAGCACAAGACCGCGGGCCTTGTCCCCAACGGCCTGGCCATCACTACAGACAGCAGCCAGAAG tatgtgtttgtgtctctgctATCCAGAGACAGCGTGTATGATGTGCTGCGGCGAATctgcacacacctacag GTCAATGGCAAGAAGAGTCTCAGCCTCAAGCAGTACATGGAGGAGCCCAGCTGTTTAGCTCTG AACGGCTTCTCGGTCCCAGATGACTACCCTGGGGCTGTGGACGGCTTCTCCCCGGTGCTGAAGTGGAGGACTCCTTCAGTGGCGTCTGTCTCCTCCTCACTGCCTGACCTCCTGGGCAATTCCAGCAGCAGCCTGGGCGCCGCGGAGATGCCCTTCAAGGCCGACAAGCCCCTGGAGG CCCacgctgtgtgctgtgtgctctgtgtgcagagAGCGGTCTAG
- the gramd2aa gene encoding GRAM domain-containing protein 2A isoform X4, with protein sequence MRDALERGKDGGLLTPPDMSEQPKEEDQHSLPHFRVQLIDDLSYEDVKICYRGSTVSKYNSQYHKLFQNVPTEELLMKVYSCALLRDILLQGRLYISRNWLCFYTNLFGKDFKVAIPVVSVRLVKKHKTAGLVPNGLAITTDSSQKYVFVSLLSRDSVYDVLRRICTHLQVNGKKSLSLKQYMEEPSCLALNGFSVPDDYPGAVDGFSPVLKWRTPSVASVSSSLPDLLGNSSSSLGAAEMPFKADKPLEESGLEADKILLTEPVPELGQMEQQLLKFFIVLWAVLIPYVTLLLLVFCRLFILILSSCYLAFRVCSLEQQLSFLNSNTALPVHER encoded by the exons ATGCGTGACGCTCTGGAGAGGGGCAAGGATGGAGGCCTCCTAACGCCTCCGGATATGTCTGAACAACCAAAGGAGGAAGACCAACATAGCCTTCCACACTTCAG GGTGCAGCTGATTGATGACCTCTCCTACGAGGACGTTAAGATATGCTACAGAGGATCT ACGGTGAGCAAGTACAATTCCCAGTACCACAAGCTCTTCCAGAACGTACCCACGGAGGAACTGCTCATGAAAG TGTACTCGTGCGCCCTGTTACGAGACATCCTCCTGCAGGGAAGACTCTATATATCCAGAAACTGGCTGTGTTTCTACACCAACCTCTTTGGCAAGGACTTTAAG GTGGCCATCCCCGTGGTGTCCGTGCGGCTAGTGAAGAAGCACAAGACCGCGGGCCTTGTCCCCAACGGCCTGGCCATCACTACAGACAGCAGCCAGAAG tatgtgtttgtgtctctgctATCCAGAGACAGCGTGTATGATGTGCTGCGGCGAATctgcacacacctacag GTCAATGGCAAGAAGAGTCTCAGCCTCAAGCAGTACATGGAGGAGCCCAGCTGTTTAGCTCTG AACGGCTTCTCGGTCCCAGATGACTACCCTGGGGCTGTGGACGGCTTCTCCCCGGTGCTGAAGTGGAGGACTCCTTCAGTGGCGTCTGTCTCCTCCTCACTGCCTGACCTCCTGGGCAATTCCAGCAGCAGCCTGGGCGCCGCGGAGATGCCCTTCAAGGCCGACAAGCCCCTGGAGG agAGCGGTCTAGAGGCCGACAAGATCCTCCTCACGGAGCCGGTACCCGAACTGGGCCAGATGGAGCAGCAGCTGCTGAAGTTCTTCATCGTGCT ATGGGCCGTCCTTATTCCGTATGTGACTCTCTTGCTGCTGGTCTTCTGCAGACttttcatcctcatcctctcctcctgtTATCTGGCCTTCCGTGTGTGCAGTCTGGAACAGCAGCTCTCCTTCCTCAACAGTAACACAGCCCTCCCTGTGCACGAGAG GTAA
- the gramd2aa gene encoding GRAM domain-containing protein 2A isoform X5: MLTKNRVQLIDDLSYEDVKICYRGSTVSKYNSQYHKLFQNVPTEELLMKVYSCALLRDILLQGRLYISRNWLCFYTNLFGKDFKVAIPVVSVRLVKKHKTAGLVPNGLAITTDSSQKYVFVSLLSRDSVYDVLRRICTHLQVNGKKSLSLKQYMEEPSCLALNGFSVPDDYPGAVDGFSPVLKWRTPSVASVSSSLPDLLGNSSSSLGAAEMPFKADKPLEESGLEADKILLTEPVPELGQMEQQLLKFFIVLWAVLIPYVTLLLLVFCRLFILILSSCYLAFRVCSLEQQLSFLNSNTALPVHER, encoded by the exons ATGTTGACCAAAAACAG GGTGCAGCTGATTGATGACCTCTCCTACGAGGACGTTAAGATATGCTACAGAGGATCT ACGGTGAGCAAGTACAATTCCCAGTACCACAAGCTCTTCCAGAACGTACCCACGGAGGAACTGCTCATGAAAG TGTACTCGTGCGCCCTGTTACGAGACATCCTCCTGCAGGGAAGACTCTATATATCCAGAAACTGGCTGTGTTTCTACACCAACCTCTTTGGCAAGGACTTTAAG GTGGCCATCCCCGTGGTGTCCGTGCGGCTAGTGAAGAAGCACAAGACCGCGGGCCTTGTCCCCAACGGCCTGGCCATCACTACAGACAGCAGCCAGAAG tatgtgtttgtgtctctgctATCCAGAGACAGCGTGTATGATGTGCTGCGGCGAATctgcacacacctacag GTCAATGGCAAGAAGAGTCTCAGCCTCAAGCAGTACATGGAGGAGCCCAGCTGTTTAGCTCTG AACGGCTTCTCGGTCCCAGATGACTACCCTGGGGCTGTGGACGGCTTCTCCCCGGTGCTGAAGTGGAGGACTCCTTCAGTGGCGTCTGTCTCCTCCTCACTGCCTGACCTCCTGGGCAATTCCAGCAGCAGCCTGGGCGCCGCGGAGATGCCCTTCAAGGCCGACAAGCCCCTGGAGG agAGCGGTCTAGAGGCCGACAAGATCCTCCTCACGGAGCCGGTACCCGAACTGGGCCAGATGGAGCAGCAGCTGCTGAAGTTCTTCATCGTGCT ATGGGCCGTCCTTATTCCGTATGTGACTCTCTTGCTGCTGGTCTTCTGCAGACttttcatcctcatcctctcctcctgtTATCTGGCCTTCCGTGTGTGCAGTCTGGAACAGCAGCTCTCCTTCCTCAACAGTAACACAGCCCTCCCTGTGCACGAGAG GTAA
- the gramd2aa gene encoding GRAM domain-containing protein 2A isoform X3 has translation MNERDHGKFSSPSIGEMAEMKRLKTMRDALERGKDGGLLTPPDMSEQPKEEDQHSLPHFRVQLIDDLSYEDVKICYRGSTVSKYNSQYHKLFQNVPTEELLMKVYSCALLRDILLQGRLYISRNWLCFYTNLFGKDFKVAIPVVSVRLVKKHKTAGLVPNGLAITTDSSQKYVFVSLLSRDSVYDVLRRICTHLQVNGKKSLSLKQYMEEPSCLALNGFSVPDDYPGAVDGFSPVLKWRTPSVASVSSSLPDLLGNSSSSLGAAEMPFKADKPLEESGLEADKILLTEPVPELGQMEQQLLKFFIVLLFILILSSCYLAFRVCSLEQQLSFLNSNTALPVHER, from the exons ATGAATGAACGTGACCATGGCAAGTTCTCGTCCCCCTCCATAGGGGAAATGGCTGAaatgaaaag GCTCAAGACCATGCGTGACGCTCTGGAGAGGGGCAAGGATGGAGGCCTCCTAACGCCTCCGGATATGTCTGAACAACCAAAGGAGGAAGACCAACATAGCCTTCCACACTTCAG GGTGCAGCTGATTGATGACCTCTCCTACGAGGACGTTAAGATATGCTACAGAGGATCT ACGGTGAGCAAGTACAATTCCCAGTACCACAAGCTCTTCCAGAACGTACCCACGGAGGAACTGCTCATGAAAG TGTACTCGTGCGCCCTGTTACGAGACATCCTCCTGCAGGGAAGACTCTATATATCCAGAAACTGGCTGTGTTTCTACACCAACCTCTTTGGCAAGGACTTTAAG GTGGCCATCCCCGTGGTGTCCGTGCGGCTAGTGAAGAAGCACAAGACCGCGGGCCTTGTCCCCAACGGCCTGGCCATCACTACAGACAGCAGCCAGAAG tatgtgtttgtgtctctgctATCCAGAGACAGCGTGTATGATGTGCTGCGGCGAATctgcacacacctacag GTCAATGGCAAGAAGAGTCTCAGCCTCAAGCAGTACATGGAGGAGCCCAGCTGTTTAGCTCTG AACGGCTTCTCGGTCCCAGATGACTACCCTGGGGCTGTGGACGGCTTCTCCCCGGTGCTGAAGTGGAGGACTCCTTCAGTGGCGTCTGTCTCCTCCTCACTGCCTGACCTCCTGGGCAATTCCAGCAGCAGCCTGGGCGCCGCGGAGATGCCCTTCAAGGCCGACAAGCCCCTGGAGG agAGCGGTCTAGAGGCCGACAAGATCCTCCTCACGGAGCCGGTACCCGAACTGGGCCAGATGGAGCAGCAGCTGCTGAAGTTCTTCATCGTGCT ACttttcatcctcatcctctcctcctgtTATCTGGCCTTCCGTGTGTGCAGTCTGGAACAGCAGCTCTCCTTCCTCAACAGTAACACAGCCCTCCCTGTGCACGAGAG GTAA
- the gramd2aa gene encoding GRAM domain-containing protein 2A isoform X2: MCLCSASSLCVPAMYSATAAHLHGSDCSSGQVSVHGSATERMLTKNRVQLIDDLSYEDVKICYRGSTVSKYNSQYHKLFQNVPTEELLMKVYSCALLRDILLQGRLYISRNWLCFYTNLFGKDFKVAIPVVSVRLVKKHKTAGLVPNGLAITTDSSQKYVFVSLLSRDSVYDVLRRICTHLQVNGKKSLSLKQYMEEPSCLALNGFSVPDDYPGAVDGFSPVLKWRTPSVASVSSSLPDLLGNSSSSLGAAEMPFKADKPLEESGLEADKILLTEPVPELGQMEQQLLKFFIVLWAVLIPYVTLLLLVFCRLFILILSSCYLAFRVCSLEQQLSFLNSNTALPVHER, from the exons ATGTGCCTTTGTAGTGCCTCCAGTCTCTGTGTGCCTGCAATGTACTCTGCTACTGCAGCACACCTCCATGGGTCCGACTGCTCTTCAGGCCAGGTCTCGGTTCACGGATCAG CTACAGAAAGGATGTTGACCAAAAACAG GGTGCAGCTGATTGATGACCTCTCCTACGAGGACGTTAAGATATGCTACAGAGGATCT ACGGTGAGCAAGTACAATTCCCAGTACCACAAGCTCTTCCAGAACGTACCCACGGAGGAACTGCTCATGAAAG TGTACTCGTGCGCCCTGTTACGAGACATCCTCCTGCAGGGAAGACTCTATATATCCAGAAACTGGCTGTGTTTCTACACCAACCTCTTTGGCAAGGACTTTAAG GTGGCCATCCCCGTGGTGTCCGTGCGGCTAGTGAAGAAGCACAAGACCGCGGGCCTTGTCCCCAACGGCCTGGCCATCACTACAGACAGCAGCCAGAAG tatgtgtttgtgtctctgctATCCAGAGACAGCGTGTATGATGTGCTGCGGCGAATctgcacacacctacag GTCAATGGCAAGAAGAGTCTCAGCCTCAAGCAGTACATGGAGGAGCCCAGCTGTTTAGCTCTG AACGGCTTCTCGGTCCCAGATGACTACCCTGGGGCTGTGGACGGCTTCTCCCCGGTGCTGAAGTGGAGGACTCCTTCAGTGGCGTCTGTCTCCTCCTCACTGCCTGACCTCCTGGGCAATTCCAGCAGCAGCCTGGGCGCCGCGGAGATGCCCTTCAAGGCCGACAAGCCCCTGGAGG agAGCGGTCTAGAGGCCGACAAGATCCTCCTCACGGAGCCGGTACCCGAACTGGGCCAGATGGAGCAGCAGCTGCTGAAGTTCTTCATCGTGCT ATGGGCCGTCCTTATTCCGTATGTGACTCTCTTGCTGCTGGTCTTCTGCAGACttttcatcctcatcctctcctcctgtTATCTGGCCTTCCGTGTGTGCAGTCTGGAACAGCAGCTCTCCTTCCTCAACAGTAACACAGCCCTCCCTGTGCACGAGAG GTAA